In one Winogradskyella sp. MH6 genomic region, the following are encoded:
- a CDS encoding MlaD family protein, whose protein sequence is MKKTASQKTKLGIFVIISTILFVVAVYMIGQGKDLFKKTFTISAYFQNVNGLQNGNNVRYAGIDIGTVKSINMVNDSTIKVDMNIEEKIIQHIKKDAIATIGSDGLVGNMIVNIVPGKGTASIIENGDIIESFSKIGADDILSTLSVGSENAALLTVDLLKITTEMLEGEGTIGLLLNDTIMAQDLKQSVYNLKTASKGATKAINELTDIISSIKTNDDSVLGMVLNDSISGKQLKSIVNNLETSSNEINSILNNINTVVNDLNSSEGAYNYITKDTALVNDLKSTIKNINEGTEKFNENMEALKHNFLTRGYFRKLERQEKKAAKAKSD, encoded by the coding sequence ATGAAAAAAACAGCATCACAAAAAACCAAGCTTGGCATATTTGTTATTATTAGTACCATCTTATTTGTGGTAGCCGTTTATATGATTGGTCAAGGTAAAGATCTGTTTAAAAAAACCTTTACCATTAGCGCCTATTTTCAGAATGTAAATGGTTTACAAAATGGCAACAATGTTAGATATGCAGGTATTGATATTGGTACAGTAAAATCTATTAACATGGTTAACGATTCAACCATTAAAGTAGATATGAATATAGAGGAAAAAATTATACAACATATTAAAAAAGATGCCATTGCCACAATAGGTTCAGATGGATTGGTGGGTAATATGATTGTAAATATTGTTCCTGGAAAAGGTACAGCATCTATTATTGAAAACGGTGATATTATTGAGTCATTCAGCAAAATAGGTGCCGATGATATTCTTAGCACATTGAGTGTCGGCTCAGAAAATGCAGCGTTGTTAACTGTTGATTTACTAAAAATCACAACCGAGATGCTCGAAGGTGAAGGCACCATTGGCTTGTTACTAAACGACACCATTATGGCACAAGACCTTAAACAGTCGGTCTATAATCTTAAAACAGCAAGTAAAGGGGCAACAAAAGCCATAAATGAATTAACGGATATTATTTCTTCAATAAAAACTAATGACGATTCTGTTTTGGGCATGGTATTGAATGATTCAATTTCAGGAAAACAACTAAAAAGTATAGTAAATAATCTTGAAACGTCTAGTAATGAAATCAATTCAATTTTAAACAACATAAATACCGTTGTAAATGATTTGAACTCTAGCGAAGGTGCCTATAACTATATTACAAAAGACACTGCTCTGGTCAATGATTTAAAATCCACCATAAAAAACATTAATGAAGGCACCGAAAAGTTTAATGAAAACATGGAAGCTTTGAAGCATAACTTTTTAACACGTGGTTATTTTAGAAAGTTAGAACGCCAAGAAAAGAAAGCTGCCAAAGCAAAAAGCGATTAG
- a CDS encoding response regulator, whose product MTKILLIEDDTVLRENTAELLELSNFEVITAPNGELGLKAININTPDIIVCDIMMPKLDGYGVLNEVTKNSKTKHIPFIFLSAKTEHQDVRKGMNLGADDYITKPFTEDELISAIKSRLAKASILKDKGQDNVQNYSEKDELINLNDLKNFFDDYGNEFTYNKGDVIYREGDHSNFIYLITKGAVKCHKLDSKGKELATSLYKEDDLFGYTSFTHNLPHKETATAIKKTKLVGLSILQLSEIIKNNNKLAVALIDHLTDDLSHIKDQLLEMAYSSVNKKTASTILQFAEKINRRPNDPIKISRNDLASVAGIATETFIRTLTNFKEQGLIKSEGRNIVVLDVEGLKQIK is encoded by the coding sequence ATGACTAAGATTTTACTCATAGAAGATGATACTGTTTTAAGAGAAAACACTGCTGAACTTTTAGAACTTTCAAACTTTGAAGTCATTACAGCACCAAATGGTGAGCTTGGCTTAAAAGCCATAAACATTAATACACCAGATATTATAGTTTGTGATATTATGATGCCAAAACTTGATGGTTATGGCGTTTTAAACGAAGTAACCAAAAACAGTAAAACAAAGCATATTCCTTTTATTTTCTTATCTGCAAAAACCGAACATCAAGACGTTAGAAAAGGTATGAATTTGGGAGCAGACGATTACATCACCAAACCTTTTACTGAAGACGAATTAATAAGTGCCATAAAAAGCAGACTGGCCAAAGCCAGTATCTTGAAGGATAAAGGTCAAGACAATGTTCAAAATTACTCTGAAAAAGACGAATTAATCAACCTTAACGATTTAAAAAATTTCTTTGACGATTACGGTAATGAATTTACATATAATAAAGGCGATGTCATTTACAGAGAAGGTGACCACTCAAATTTTATATACCTCATTACAAAAGGTGCTGTAAAGTGCCACAAACTAGACAGCAAAGGCAAAGAATTAGCCACAAGCCTTTACAAAGAAGACGATTTGTTTGGTTACACCTCTTTTACCCATAATTTACCGCATAAAGAAACAGCTACAGCTATAAAAAAAACAAAATTGGTGGGTCTATCAATACTTCAATTATCAGAAATCATAAAGAACAACAACAAACTAGCCGTTGCCCTAATTGATCATCTAACAGACGATTTGTCTCACATTAAAGACCAGCTTTTGGAAATGGCATATAGTTCGGTTAATAAAAAAACGGCTAGTACTATTCTTCAATTTGCAGAAAAAATAAATCGCAGACCTAACGACCCAATCAAAATATCTAGAAATGACTTGGCTAGTGTTGCTGGTATAGCCACAGAAACCTTTATTCGTACGTTAACTAATTTTAAAGAACAAGGATTAATTAAATCTGAAGGAAGAAACATCGTTGTTTTAGATGTTGAAGGACTTAAACAAATTAAATAA
- a CDS encoding sensor histidine kinase — protein sequence MIKQDQEIFNILLEAVSEAIIIVDEKQHIIEVNSMAEHVFDYKKSELKDKSIDILIPSNYHKSHSKNVERFIEDYKRTKMGKTADVYGLKKNGDIIPVEVELNPFNIYNKTYVMALVRDISKQKENEFDFMLRSKALESASNGILITDALKPDNPVIYYNPAFEKLTGYSKKEILNKNCRFLQGNDRDQKGLPKLRKAIKNGESCIVTLRNYRKDGTLFYNDLYITPITNKRGIVTHFIGVQNDVTERVRAEEEKNHLAKIFNESLNEIYVFDAETLKFINANRGALKNIGYTLDELKYMTPVDLKSGIDETTFRKNYIYKLLKNQEEQIEFETIHIRKDGTSYPVMVHLQLSFLKDKKVFVAIVVDITEQKNYTIKLEKTVQERTLQLQEALSKEKELNELKTKFLSLVSHEFKTPLSGIATSLMLLEKYKLTEEQPKRNKHLAILKDKVNYLNTILNDFLSIERLETGTFNYSFSDFRLSKVINEVVYNSNMLLKEGQHINYPADIDDISMYQDERIIEIILSNILQNAVKYSGKNSEIDIRIRQNKNDTIFEIEDHGIGIPKKDMENIFARYYRAENVLNMQGTGIGLNIVKTHLENLGGHIKIESIEHKGTLVTLKIPNKAKYD from the coding sequence ATGATTAAACAAGACCAGGAAATATTCAATATTCTTCTCGAAGCCGTCTCAGAAGCTATAATTATTGTTGACGAAAAACAACATATTATTGAAGTTAACAGTATGGCAGAACATGTATTTGATTATAAAAAGTCTGAGCTCAAAGACAAATCGATAGACATTCTCATACCTTCTAACTACCACAAATCTCACAGTAAAAATGTAGAACGTTTTATTGAAGATTACAAGCGTACTAAAATGGGAAAAACCGCAGATGTTTATGGCCTAAAAAAAAATGGAGACATCATCCCAGTTGAGGTTGAGCTTAATCCTTTTAATATCTATAACAAAACCTATGTTATGGCATTGGTTAGAGATATTTCTAAGCAGAAGGAAAATGAATTTGATTTTATGCTTAGAAGCAAGGCACTAGAATCTGCAAGTAATGGTATTTTAATTACAGATGCTTTAAAACCAGATAATCCTGTTATTTATTACAATCCTGCTTTTGAAAAATTAACAGGTTATTCAAAAAAAGAAATCTTAAACAAAAACTGTAGGTTTCTACAAGGTAATGACAGAGATCAAAAAGGATTACCTAAACTAAGAAAAGCCATAAAAAATGGTGAAAGCTGTATCGTAACACTTAGAAATTACAGAAAAGATGGCACCCTTTTTTATAATGACTTGTACATCACTCCCATCACCAACAAAAGAGGTATTGTAACACACTTTATTGGTGTACAAAACGATGTTACCGAACGCGTAAGAGCTGAAGAAGAAAAGAACCATTTAGCTAAAATTTTTAATGAGTCACTTAACGAAATTTATGTTTTTGATGCTGAAACCCTCAAGTTTATCAATGCCAATAGAGGAGCTCTTAAAAACATTGGCTACACTTTAGACGAGCTTAAATATATGACACCTGTTGATTTAAAATCTGGTATAGATGAAACAACTTTTAGAAAAAATTACATTTATAAACTTCTAAAAAATCAAGAAGAGCAGATAGAGTTTGAAACCATTCATATTAGAAAAGATGGCACTTCCTATCCTGTAATGGTACATTTACAGCTTTCATTTTTAAAAGACAAAAAAGTGTTTGTTGCCATAGTTGTAGATATTACAGAGCAAAAAAACTACACCATAAAGCTCGAAAAAACGGTACAAGAAAGAACCTTGCAACTACAAGAAGCATTAAGTAAAGAAAAAGAACTCAACGAATTAAAAACAAAATTCTTATCGCTTGTATCGCACGAGTTTAAAACACCATTAAGCGGCATAGCCACATCTTTAATGCTTTTAGAAAAGTATAAGCTCACAGAAGAACAACCAAAACGCAACAAACACTTAGCCATCTTAAAGGACAAAGTAAATTACCTCAACACCATATTAAATGACTTTTTATCTATTGAAAGATTAGAAACAGGAACATTTAACTATTCCTTTTCTGACTTTAGATTAAGTAAGGTTATTAATGAAGTGGTTTACAATTCTAATATGCTTTTAAAAGAAGGACAACACATAAATTACCCAGCTGATATTGATGACATATCGATGTACCAAGATGAAAGAATTATTGAAATTATCCTATCCAACATCCTTCAAAATGCCGTGAAGTATTCTGGTAAAAATTCAGAAATAGATATTAGGATTCGCCAAAACAAAAACGATACTATTTTTGAGATTGAAGACCATGGTATTGGCATACCAAAAAAAGATATGGAAAACATATTTGCACGTTATTATCGCGCAGAAAATGTGCTCAATATGCAAGGCACCGGAATTGGTCTTAACATTGTAAAAACACATTTGGAAAATTTAGGCGGACACATAAAAATTGAAAGTATAGAGCACAAAGGCACACTCGTAACATTAAAAATCCCTAACAAAGCTAAATATGACTAA
- a CDS encoding MlaE family ABC transporter permease gives MEQTTSINKQLKSFFTEIGDLSYFTIRYFKEVFKTPFEFKELLRQCYNMGNRSLLLVGITGFIIGLVLTLQTRPTLMEFGAVSWMPSMVGISIVREIGPIITALVCAGRIGSGIGAELGSMRVTEQIDAMEVSGTNPFKFLVVTRVSAVTLMLPLLVIFGDTLALFGSFLVENVKGNVSFTLFFNQVFNSLEFGDIIPATIKTFFFGLAIGIVGCYKGYYSTKGTAGVGKAANSAVVFTSLLLFIIDFIAVFVADIFYDL, from the coding sequence ATGGAACAAACTACTTCCATAAACAAACAATTAAAATCCTTTTTCACAGAAATTGGAGACCTCTCATATTTCACCATTAGATATTTTAAAGAAGTTTTTAAGACGCCTTTTGAGTTTAAAGAACTGCTTCGCCAATGCTATAATATGGGAAATCGATCACTGCTTTTAGTGGGAATCACAGGATTTATAATTGGCTTGGTATTAACCCTTCAAACCAGACCAACGTTAATGGAATTTGGTGCGGTATCATGGATGCCATCAATGGTTGGTATATCTATCGTTAGAGAAATTGGTCCAATTATTACGGCTTTGGTTTGTGCAGGTCGTATTGGCTCTGGTATTGGTGCAGAATTAGGCTCTATGCGAGTTACAGAGCAGATTGATGCCATGGAAGTCTCTGGCACAAATCCTTTTAAATTTTTAGTAGTTACGAGAGTTTCGGCAGTAACATTAATGCTCCCTTTGCTTGTAATCTTTGGTGATACCTTGGCATTATTTGGCTCATTTCTGGTAGAAAATGTAAAAGGTAATGTGTCTTTTACGCTTTTCTTTAATCAGGTTTTTAACTCTTTAGAATTTGGCGACATTATTCCGGCGACCATCAAAACTTTCTTTTTTGGTTTAGCTATTGGTATTGTAGGATGTTATAAAGGTTATTACAGCACAAAAGGAACTGCTGGTGTTGGGAAAGCCGCAAACTCTGCTGTTGTATTTACATCACTTTTACTATTTATAATAGACTTTATAGCTGTTTTTGTTGCTGATATTTTTTATGACTTATGA
- a CDS encoding GerW family sporulation protein, which translates to MELHLEELLGQVTDFMKTEANADTVIGKEFQLGEFKCVPVIKVGMGFGSGGGEGSETKGKKGEGIGAGAGVGIEPLGFLVTRENEISFIEAGKAHGLAAAFEKVPDLIEKFAESRNKEVIAN; encoded by the coding sequence ATGGAACTACATTTAGAAGAATTATTAGGACAAGTGACAGATTTTATGAAAACAGAAGCTAATGCCGATACTGTAATTGGTAAAGAGTTTCAGCTGGGAGAATTTAAGTGTGTACCTGTAATAAAAGTAGGCATGGGATTTGGCTCAGGTGGAGGAGAAGGTTCTGAAACTAAGGGTAAAAAAGGTGAAGGTATAGGTGCAGGAGCAGGTGTAGGAATTGAACCTTTAGGATTTTTAGTTACTCGAGAAAATGAAATCTCTTTTATTGAAGCTGGTAAAGCTCATGGTCTTGCAGCTGCATTTGAAAAAGTACCAGATTTAATTGAAAAATTTGCTGAAAGTAGAAATAAAGAGGTTATTGCCAATTAG
- a CDS encoding ABC transporter ATP-binding protein produces MNENTDISKRDVVLKIKDLHKSFGDNHVLNGFNLELHQGENLVIMGKSGSGKSVMIKCLVGLMEADSGTISVMKNDITKLDREALDILRADIGFLFQGSALYDSMSVRENLEFPLRRHSKKFKKDTDTESMIIEALENVGLASAIDLMPSELSGGMKRRVALARTLILQPKIILYDEPTSGLDPITAKEIIILMQSIQKKYNTSALIITHDVDCARVISDRMILLIDGIDYAEGTYKELSASEDPKIKAFFKQEL; encoded by the coding sequence ATGAATGAAAACACAGACATATCAAAAAGAGACGTTGTTCTAAAAATCAAAGACCTGCACAAAAGCTTTGGTGATAATCATGTATTGAACGGTTTTAATCTAGAGTTACACCAAGGTGAAAATCTCGTTATCATGGGAAAATCTGGTTCTGGAAAATCTGTGATGATAAAGTGTCTCGTCGGTCTTATGGAAGCTGATAGTGGTACAATATCCGTGATGAAAAACGACATTACCAAACTAGATAGAGAAGCGCTTGATATTTTAAGAGCTGATATCGGATTCCTATTCCAAGGTAGTGCATTATATGACTCTATGAGTGTTCGTGAAAACTTGGAATTTCCATTGCGTCGTCATTCAAAAAAATTTAAAAAAGATACAGATACCGAAAGTATGATTATTGAAGCATTAGAAAATGTAGGTTTGGCCAGTGCCATAGATTTAATGCCTTCTGAATTATCTGGTGGAATGAAGCGACGCGTAGCATTAGCAAGAACGCTAATACTTCAACCAAAAATTATTCTGTACGACGAGCCAACAAGTGGATTAGATCCTATTACTGCCAAAGAAATTATTATCTTAATGCAAAGCATTCAGAAAAAATATAACACCTCAGCACTCATTATAACACACGATGTGGATTGTGCAAGAGTTATTTCTGATAGGATGATTTTACTCATAGACGGTATTGACTATGCTGAAGGCACTTACAAAGAGCTTTCAGCATCAGAAGACCCAAAAATTAAAGCATTTTTTAAACAAGAATTATGA
- a CDS encoding 2-hydroxyacid dehydrogenase, with protein MKVLVYSTRDFEKAYLEQANNNKHSLTFTKETLSSSTAIKAVGYDAVSIFSADEACFLTIEKLHGFGVKYISLRSVGYDNVNIKAAKREGIKVANVPAYSPNAIAEHAVTLLLALNRKLIEANNNIKRFNFDLNHLIGFDLNGKTVGIIGTGKIGSVMAKIMHGFGCKLLGNDLEEDHLLTELYGLQYVSLENLCEQSDIISLHVPLNSDTHHMVNEDLFDIMKENVYLINTARGAIVNTDDLIIALDHKKIAAYGMDVYENEKGIYFKDLSHDIPDDDALIKLIAMPNVLVTGHQAFLTNEALTNIAETTIYNLDCWENNIVNDNELTG; from the coding sequence ATGAAAGTTCTTGTTTACAGCACCAGAGATTTTGAGAAAGCGTATTTAGAGCAAGCTAATAACAATAAGCACAGTCTTACATTTACCAAAGAAACCTTATCATCATCAACAGCTATTAAAGCTGTAGGTTACGATGCAGTTTCTATTTTTTCTGCAGATGAAGCTTGCTTTTTAACCATAGAAAAACTTCACGGTTTTGGTGTTAAGTATATTAGCTTACGATCTGTGGGATACGATAATGTAAACATTAAGGCTGCTAAACGAGAAGGTATTAAAGTTGCCAACGTACCAGCATATTCTCCCAATGCTATTGCAGAACATGCAGTAACACTTCTTTTGGCTTTAAACCGAAAACTTATCGAAGCCAATAATAACATTAAACGTTTCAATTTTGATTTAAATCACCTCATCGGTTTCGACCTTAATGGTAAAACCGTAGGTATTATTGGAACTGGAAAGATTGGCTCTGTTATGGCTAAAATCATGCATGGATTTGGATGTAAATTATTAGGTAATGACCTTGAAGAAGACCACCTATTGACAGAACTCTACGGCTTACAATATGTTTCTCTAGAGAATTTATGTGAGCAGTCAGATATCATCTCCCTTCATGTACCACTAAATAGCGACACACACCACATGGTTAACGAAGACTTATTTGATATAATGAAGGAAAATGTATATCTCATCAACACAGCACGTGGTGCTATAGTTAATACAGATGACCTAATTATAGCTTTAGACCACAAAAAAATTGCAGCTTATGGCATGGATGTTTATGAGAATGAAAAAGGCATTTATTTTAAAGATTTGTCTCATGACATTCCTGATGACGATGCTCTAATAAAGCTTATAGCCATGCCAAATGTATTGGTTACTGGCCACCAAGCATTTTTAACCAATGAAGCTCTAACCAATATTGCTGAGACTACCATTTACAATCTAGATTGTTGGGAAAACAACATAGTAAACGACAATGAATTAACAGGATAG